In Planctomycetota bacterium, the following are encoded in one genomic region:
- a CDS encoding efflux transporter outer membrane subunit yields MFTRILILSFAFTAGCVVGPDPRRPDTVLEPSDQFIYGDGSTEPAELAGWWREFSDPVTEELVLIALENNTDLRAAAASVLEAQGILAQATGARLPVVNLGFDYSRSKGSVNFPTGREAFFTTTFDLGFDVAWQADLFGRLRRQEQSAATLVLAVEADRIAAMHSIVAQVIRARVTVATLSRLVELSEANIEALGRTLTLVEDLYEAGTETSSALDVRLARQNLAAAEAELPPLQQQLTQAELALDVLLGVRPGTGPKLSTLSTLPPLEPPPTGLPAHLLDRRPDLAASQFRAMAEQADIGAEIADLYPDVTLSGSAGLTSSTLNELLSDLSQVYAGFAGLDQLIFDGGVQQGQVTVARAQAERAAAQYAGAVLVALQEVEGALIAERFNRLALAASTRALDEAQAAEDLARDRYERGVETLLNVFEAEGRRRTAEEQVASLEEAVWDSRIDLHLALGGDWGIDVPEPTLNGAADEKPGPRVRPKWHLNRFEHGPYGSVQN; encoded by the coding sequence TTGTTTACACGCATCCTCATCCTCTCTTTCGCCTTCACCGCCGGGTGCGTGGTCGGCCCCGATCCGCGTCGGCCGGACACGGTGCTGGAGCCGAGCGATCAGTTCATCTATGGCGACGGCTCGACCGAGCCGGCGGAGTTGGCCGGGTGGTGGCGCGAGTTCAGCGACCCGGTCACCGAAGAGCTCGTGCTCATCGCCCTCGAGAACAACACCGACCTCCGCGCCGCCGCAGCCAGCGTGCTCGAAGCTCAGGGCATCCTCGCCCAGGCGACCGGTGCACGGCTCCCGGTGGTCAACCTCGGCTTCGACTACAGCCGATCGAAAGGGTCGGTCAACTTCCCGACCGGGCGCGAGGCGTTCTTCACCACGACGTTCGACCTCGGCTTCGACGTCGCCTGGCAGGCCGATCTGTTTGGCCGGCTTCGGCGGCAAGAGCAGTCGGCGGCCACGCTGGTACTCGCCGTCGAGGCCGACCGGATCGCGGCGATGCACTCGATCGTCGCCCAGGTCATCCGGGCACGTGTGACCGTCGCGACCCTCTCGCGACTCGTCGAACTGTCCGAGGCCAACATAGAAGCACTCGGCCGAACCCTCACGCTGGTCGAAGACCTGTACGAAGCCGGCACGGAAACCAGCTCGGCCCTCGACGTGCGCCTGGCCCGCCAGAACCTTGCCGCCGCTGAAGCCGAACTGCCGCCGCTGCAACAACAACTGACCCAGGCCGAGTTGGCATTGGACGTGCTGCTCGGCGTACGGCCCGGCACAGGCCCGAAACTGTCCACGCTCTCGACATTGCCGCCACTGGAGCCGCCGCCGACGGGGCTGCCGGCCCACTTGCTCGACCGCCGTCCCGACCTCGCCGCGAGCCAGTTCCGCGCGATGGCCGAGCAGGCCGACATCGGTGCGGAAATCGCCGACCTTTACCCCGACGTGACACTCTCCGGATCGGCCGGGCTGACCAGTTCCACGCTCAACGAACTGCTCAGCGACCTCTCGCAGGTGTACGCCGGTTTCGCGGGACTGGACCAACTGATCTTCGACGGCGGCGTGCAGCAGGGACAGGTCACCGTCGCCCGTGCCCAAGCCGAACGGGCCGCGGCCCAGTACGCAGGGGCGGTGCTGGTCGCGCTGCAGGAAGTCGAAGGCGCGCTGATCGCCGAGCGGTTCAATCGCCTTGCCCTGGCCGCGTCGACCCGAGCACTCGACGAAGCGCAGGCCGCCGAAGATTTGGCGCGTGACCGGTACGAGCGGGGCGTGGAAACACTGCTTAACGTTTTTGAAGCCGAAGGCCGCCGACGAACCGCCGAGGAACAAGTCGCGTCTTTGGAAGAAGCGGTGTGGGATAGCCGGATCGACCTGCACCTCGCGCTCGGCGGGGACTGGGGGATCGACGTCCCCGAGCCGACGCTCAACGGCGCCGCCGATGAGAAACCCGGGCCACGCGTTCGTCCCAAGTGGCACCTGAACCGTTTTGAACACGGGCCGTATGGATCGGTCCAGAACTGA